The Cervus canadensis isolate Bull #8, Minnesota chromosome 5, ASM1932006v1, whole genome shotgun sequence genome contains the following window.
gtttagattgtttattttgcatttttctctttacttgaggtaagcttgtgctgctataaacttccctcttagaacgacttttgctgcatcccataggttttgggttgatGTGTTTTTGTTGCTGTCTGTTTCaggtattttttacttttctttctgactcttcaGTGACTTGTTGGTTACTTAGAAGTGTGtagtttagcctccatgtgtttgtgttttttaggtttttttccccctgtaattgaTACCTAGTcttatagcattgtggtcagaaaagataagggtgggatgatttgagagaggaGCATTGAATCATATACAGtatcatatgtaaagtagatagccagtgggaatttgctagaTGACACAAGTAACCCAAAGccgatgctctgtgacaacctacaggggtgggatgaggtgggctATGGGAGGAAGGTcaaggaggggacacatgtgtacctgtggctgattcatgttgacgtatggcagaaaccatcacagtatcataattatcttccaattaaaagcTCAGTAGTGGATTTGTAAACCCCGGAGCGAGGTTCTACCTACCTGAGGCCGCTGGTGTGCGGAGACCCCGGGGGAAGCCACCGTCACCATGTCTGACCAGGAAGCAAAACCTTCAACCGAGGACTTGGGGGATAAGAAGGAAGGAGAATATATTAAACTCAAAGTCATTGGACAGGATAGCAGTGAGATTCACTTCAAAGTGAAAATGACGACACATCTCAAGAAACTCAAAGAATCATACTGTCAAAGACAGGGAGTTCCTATGAATTCACTCAGGTTTCTCTTTGAAGGTCAGAGAATTGCTGATAATCACACTCCAAAAGAACTGGGAATGGAGGAAGAAGATGTGATTGAAGTTTATCAGGAACAAACAGGGGGTCATTCAACGGTttagatattctttttatttttttttctttccccttaatccttttttatttttaaaaatagttcttttgTAATGTGGTGTTCAAAACAGAATTGAAAACTGGCACCCCATCTCTTTAAAACATCTGGTAATTTGAATTCTAGTGCccattattcattattgtttcttttcattgtgcTGATTTGGTGAGCAAACCTCAGCCCCCTTCATAtcactctctcctttttaaaaattacatgtgtGCATAGAGAGCCCGCCTTTTCCAGGACTGTGCATTTGCAGGCTTGTGATAAATAAGATCAACTAATACAAGTGTTCCTAATGACTTTCCAATTGGCCCTGAAGTTCTAGCATGTGATTGCTTCACTCCTGGGCTATGACTTTCAGTGGGAGATGGAAGTTTTTTGGAAAACAGAACTGTGGAAAAATGACCTTTCCTTAACTTGAAGCTACTTTTAAAATCTGAGGGTCTGGACCAAAAGAAGAGGAATATCCAGTTGGAGTCAAAATGACAGAGAATAATGACTAACTCCAAAGATGGCTTCACTGAAGAGAAAGcattttaagataaaagaaaaatcttgtcaGAAGATCCCAGAAAAGATCTAATTTTCATTAGCAGTTAAAGTTATTCATGCAGAAGTGTATACAACAGAAC
Protein-coding sequences here:
- the LOC122441721 gene encoding small ubiquitin-related modifier 1, which translates into the protein MSDQEAKPSTEDLGDKKEGEYIKLKVIGQDSSEIHFKVKMTTHLKKLKESYCQRQGVPMNSLRFLFEGQRIADNHTPKELGMEEEDVIEVYQEQTGGHSTV